ACTAAATAAAATTGCTTTAACCTAACCCCCCAACCCCATTCCCTACCAGAGAAGAGCTATTTCATAATCATAAAAATTCTCCCCTCTCCTTGCAAGAGAGGGGTTGGGGGAGAGGTTATTATCAAATGTTTTTTGACTTTGACACAGCCCTGACTAACTCAGTGAAAAAAATACTTTTATTAAACAGTAGCTAACTGAGAAAGAGTAGATTCCCAATACTCGTTATCATCAATAGTTAAGACAATCCTTTGATAAGCATCTGAATTCAACTCAACAGTTAAATAATTTCGCTTGTTAGCTGGTTTAGTCACATACCAAAACTCTTTACCTCTGTCAGTATAATAAGTTCCCGCTTTAATTATACCTGGAAAAAAGGTTCCCGGCGCACGTAGTTGCTTCCAAGTAGTTTCCGGTGCAGAGGTAGTTACTCGTGTAATTTCGGCTAGCGGTATGCGCAAAAATTTATCTAATTTAAACGCTAGCAATTGTTCAACCAAAGTTAGCTCAATTTCTAAGCAAGAATCAACTAAATTCAGCTTCATAAGTTTACTTTCTACGTTCTAATTACTGCTAATTTATACTTAATCTAATAGTTCTGACTTCACCTAGTTGATTTATCCTTCTGGGGGATATACCTTACACCCTTAATTATCGTAGAGACGTAGCATTGCTACGTCTCTACATTCATTATTTAGAGATTATAGTGTTTTCAAACGATCGTAACAATTTTTAGCTTACAGTCCACAGATAGCGAGCGAGACTGTTTACATTTCAAATAAAAATACTATATTCAGGTAAGATAAACAAATACCTAAAGATAGACAAAATTGCCTAATTTTTAGATAAATTTATTCAATCTGAGGATAAATTCTTCCTTTCCAACCACCACCGCGTCCTTGCCAATGACACCGGGCTGAGTCTATAGTCATAATAGTGTAGAGAAAGGCAATTATTGGTAAGGAAAAAGCCCAGAGAGAAGAAAGACGATAAAAGCGAATGGTAGGAAAATAAGCTATACTCATGAGTAACCAAGCTAAGAAAGCTGTAATGGTTACTAGCTCATTTTTGGTTATGATTCCCCAAATTACTCCTAAAGGTGGAACTAAATAAATTAAAGTCATTCCGAAAACTGTTCCTAGTAATAGCCAAATCGAATAATTTAACTGAGTAAATGCTGTTCGAGTTACCATTGACCAGATACTATTTAAAGATGTGTAAGCTCGCAAACTAGCAGTTTTTTCAGTTAATCCTAGCCAAATTCTACCTTGTTGGGGATTAGGGATTGGGGATTGGATATTTTGTAACGTTTGTTGCTCTTTTTCAGGTTGAAAATTAGCTAAATTATTAGGAAAAAATTGTTGATTATTTGGCAAATCATCTAAGTTTAAATCTTGAAAAAAGCCAGAATATTCTAAGTTTTCATTCGATATTAAGCTTTGTTGATTTGGTAAAAAATTTTGCTCATTTTCTTCTTGAAAATTGGTTAAATTATTAGAAAAACATTGTTGATTTTCTGTTGAAATATCTAAATTTTTATTTACAACTTGAGAAAAATTAGAATTGTCAAGCGTGTTATTAGAAATATTTGCTTCGAGATTAGCTACAGAAAAAGCATCATTTTGTAACGAGTGTTGCTCATTTTTGAGTTGCGAATTAGCTAAATTATTAGTAGCGACTTGCCGATTATTTCCAGAATTACCTAGTTTGACAGCTTTAGCTAAAGCGCAATCGTCAATTAACGCATTACGAACTACTTGAATTCCGCCGATGCGAGTTAAACTTTCTTGACGAATTAAAATACAGCCACCAGCCGCAGCCGCAGTTAATTTTTGAGGATTATTTACCCAACGAAAAGGATAAAGTTTCTTGAAGAAAAAGATAAATGCGGGAATTAATAATTTTTCCCAAAAACTCTCGCAACGCAAACGTACCATTAAAGAAACTAAATCTAAACTTTCTGATTCTGCTTGCGCAACTAAACGATGCAAATTATTCGCATCGTGGACAATATCCGCATCAGTTAGCAAGAGATATTTTGACGATGGTTGGAGATTACTAGCATATTCTATTCCTTGTTGCATTGCCCAAAGTTTACCCGTCCAACTTGGAGGTAAAGGTTTTCCAGAAATAACTTGTAATTGTTCAGTTTTGTTTAATTCTTGGGCGATATTTTTGGCAACATTAGCTGTATTGTCTGTACTACCATCATCAACGAGAATAATTTGGAAAGAACCAGGATAATTTTGTGACAATAAAGACTTGAGTGTAACTGGTAATAATTCTGCCTCATTTCGAGCCGGAATTACTGCACAAATTGGCGGAAAATCTTTGATGTCGGTAGTCGAGTCATCGAGAATTTGATCTGACAGCCAAAATTGTCCCCGGAAACCAAGCAAATAAAGCCAAATTACTAAGGAAACTAAAGTTAAAGCGAATTCGATCATTTGTGAAATTTTGCGCTACACCAAAGCAGGATATACTAGATCGAGAGAAGAGACGCTATCAGCGCGATCGCCGACTGATTTATTGCTGGTTGGTGCTATTTTAGACTGATGTGGTTGAGTGTGAACGGTATAAAATGCAAATTGATGAGCGAAAAGCGATTGCATCGGTAAAAGAAGCCATCGCGCGTCACCAAGATTATCTTCTCTCCAAGCAAAATCCGCAAGGCTATTGGTGGGCGGAATTAGAGTCAAATGCGACAATTACAGCCGAAATTGTCTTATTACATAAGATTTGGGGTACAGATAAATCTCGTCCCCTCCACAAAGTAGAAACTTATCTTCGTCAGCAACAACGCGAACATGGCGGTTGGGAGTTATACTATGGCGATGGTGGGGAAATTAGTACATCGGTGGAAGCTTACATGGCTTTGAAGTTACTTGGTGTCACCGAAACAGACCCGGCGATGGTCAAGGCGCGTGAGTTTATTCTCGCACATGGAGGAATCAGCAAAACACGCATTTTTACAAAAATGCACTTGGCGTTAATTGGTTGCTATGACTGGCGGGGTTTACCTGCGATTCCACCTTGGATTATGCTATTACCGGATTCTTTCCCGATTTATGAGATGTCGAGTTGGGCTAGGGGAAGTACCGTACCTTTACTTATTGTCTTCGATCGCCAGCCTGTTTATCAAGTCGATCCAGCAATTAATTTAGATGAGTTGTATGCTGAAGGTGTAGAAAATGTTCGCTACGAGTTACCACGCAACGATGATTGGACGGATATTTTTGTTTTCCTTGACGATGCTTTCAAATTCGCCCAAGATTATAATTTAGTTCCTTTTCGCGAAGAAGGAATTAAAGCGGCGGAAAAATGGGTGTTGGAGAGACAAGAAGCTACAGGTGACTGGGGTGGGATTATTCCCGCGATGGTTAATTCGCTGTTAGGATTAAAAGCATTAGATTACGATCGCGAAGATCCGATTATTGTTCGCGGTATGGAAGCGGTAGATCGTTTTGCAATTGAAGATGAAGATAGTTATCGAGTACAACCTTGTATTTCACCAGTGTGGGATACTGCTTTAGTAGTGCGATCGCTGGTAGATTCTGGTTTATCTCCCGATCATCCGAGTTTAATCAAAGCAGGAGAATGGTTACTATCGAAGCAAATTCTTGACTTTGGCGATTGGGCGGTGAAAAATAAACAAGGTATGCCCGGAGGTTGGGCTTTTGAGTTTGATAACCGCTTTTATCCTGATGTTGACGACTCGGCGGTAGTTGTGATGGCGTTGAATCAGATAAAATTGCCAAATGAGAAACTGAAACAAGAGGCGATCGCGCGGACTGTGGCTTGGATTGCGACAATGCAATGTTATCCTGGAGGCTGGGCTGCTTTTGACATTGATAATGATGCAGAATGGCTAAATTTGCTTCCCTACAGCGATTTGAAAGCAACTATCGACCCCAATACAGCCGATGTCACTGCTAGAGTTTTAGAAATGGTGGGAAATCTCAACCAAAATGGCGATTCTCCAATTATCTCACCGAAACAACTACAACGCGCCCTGGATTATCTCACTCAAGAACAAGAATCCGAAGGCTGTTGGTTTGGTCGTTGGGGGGTAAACTATATTTATGGTACTAGCGGTGTCCTGGTTGCGCTTTCCCTGGTTGCTGACTATACCCATCAAGATAGTATTGCTAAAGGTGCAGCTTGGTTAGTTAGCTGTCAAAATCAAGATGGTGGTTGGGGTGAAACTTGTCGCAGTTATGACGATCCTAGTTTAAAAGGAATTGGCGACAGTACCGCTTCCCAAACCGCTTGGGCTTTAATTGGTTTACTCGCGGCTGGAGAAGCAACCCGAAATTGGGCAACAGCAGCGATCGCACGAGGTGTAGAATACTTATTAGCTACACAGCAAGCTGATGGTAGTTGGAACGAAGATTATTTTACCGGAACCGGATTTCCCAGTCATTTTTACTTGAAATATCATCTCTATCAACAGCATTTTCCCTTAACCGCCTTGGGAAGATATGCCCGTAGCGTACATTTGGGGCAGCTTAGTTAATTATATCAGGTTGTGTATGTAGTGCGAGCGTCTCGCTCGCTACTGCCCCATCGCAAATCTAGCGATCGAAAATTAAAGTTTTCTTAGCCTCTTTTTCACGCGATTAGTTCCTTTTTTTAGTGATTTTTAGCTACTCTATCAACATTTTTTCTCTTTAACAACAAATCATGTCTAGAGAAATTTAAGTATAATGCCCACAGAAGCACAAATGTTGAAATGTATCGTTCTTTGCCAAGTTCTATCTAACTGCTATCGAAGCATTGAACTATTTCGCTATGATTCTGAGAGAAAAGAGATATTTCTCATCGCCGGGAAACAAGGAACAATTGAAATTACAATTTTTGCAAATGGAGAATGGAGGTATGATGTCGCCTAAACCGAACTTCAAACAAATGAGTCTTCAGCAACTAAGGTCTTATATTCTAGACCATAGAAATGACTCAGAAGCCTGGAAAGAGTTTGCTAGTCGTCCACGTCCGAATGCTATTTATTTTGATAGCGATATGTCTATATCTGAACAGAAAGCGAAGCTACAATCCCTACTCGAAAGTGAAACTTAGCCTCGTAGTCGAGTTTTGGTCATCTAGATTACATTTGTTGTCATCACGATCGCGATCGCTAATAATGATTCTGCTACTCGTACTTTCCTCATCACTCAGGTTGTAGTGTATGCAAACAACTAAACTCGGAAACTACCTAACCTTAGAAGACTTTTGTACCTGTACCCAAACTTATCAAAAATACGCCGATAAAATCGATCCTTTTCCTAAAAATAGCGAAACCATTCTCGCCTTAAAAGCCCTAAATCAATTTATAATTGACCCAATCATCGATCATTTTGGTCAAGATAAATTTCAACTTACCTATGGCTTTTGTTCCCCAGACTTACGGAAATATCTAGACAAAAAAGATCCAGAAACTAACATCAAAAATGGTATCATCGATCCCAAGCGCGATCAACACATGGCACACGAAATCAATCGCAATGGTAAATACTATTGTAACCGATTAGGCGCGGCTTGCGACTTTTTAATCATCGGAGAAACTAGCGATACTGTTGTCGAATGGATTCTCACGCAAAAATTACCGTTTGATTCCCTCTATTATTACGGTAAATCAAGACCAATTCACATTAGTTATGGTTCCCAACATAAGCGCGATCTTTGGACTTTCACGAAAACAAGACAACCCACCAAAAAAGGACTTGAATCTTGGTTGAACTTAATTAAAACCAGTTCGTAGTGAGGACTTTAGTCCGATTTAATCAAGTCTAACTACGAACTATCCCATTAAAGAGTAATTTGTTCGTAGTGAGGACTTTAGTCCGATTTAATCAAGTTTAACTAGGAACTTTTTCATTGAAAGTAATTTGTTCGTAGTGAGGACTTTAGTCCGATTTAATCAAGTTTAACTAGGAACTATCCCATTAAAGAGTAATTTGTTCGTAGTGAGGACTTTAGTCCGATTTAATCTAGTCTAACTAGGAACTTTTTCATTGAAAGTAATTTGTTCGTAGTGAGGACTTTAGTCCGATTTAATTAAGAATCGAGTCGCGCTAAAGCGCTAACTAGGAACTTTTTCATTGAAAGTAATTTGTTCGTAGTGAGGACTTTAGTCCGATTTAATTAAGAATCGAGTCGCGCTAAAGCGCTAACTACGAACTATCCCATTAAAGAGTAATTTGTTTGTAGTGAGGACTTTAGTCCGATTTAATCAAGTTTAACTAGGAACTATCCCATTGAAAGTAATTTGTTCGTAGTGAGGACTTTAGTCCGATTTAATTAAGAATCGAGTCGCGCTAAAGCGCTAACTAGGAACTATCCCATTAAAGAGTAATTTGTTCGTAGTGAGGACTTTAGTCCGATTTAATTAAGAATCGAGTCGCGCTAAAGCGCTAACTACGAACTATCCCATTAAAGAGTAATTTGTTTGTCGTGAGGACTTTAGTCT
The sequence above is drawn from the Oscillatoria salina IIICB1 genome and encodes:
- a CDS encoding glycosyltransferase, coding for MIEFALTLVSLVIWLYLLGFRGQFWLSDQILDDSTTDIKDFPPICAVIPARNEAELLPVTLKSLLSQNYPGSFQIILVDDGSTDNTANVAKNIAQELNKTEQLQVISGKPLPPSWTGKLWAMQQGIEYASNLQPSSKYLLLTDADIVHDANNLHRLVAQAESESLDLVSLMVRLRCESFWEKLLIPAFIFFFKKLYPFRWVNNPQKLTAAAAGGCILIRQESLTRIGGIQVVRNALIDDCALAKAVKLGNSGNNRQVATNNLANSQLKNEQHSLQNDAFSVANLEANISNNTLDNSNFSQVVNKNLDISTENQQCFSNNLTNFQEENEQNFLPNQQSLISNENLEYSGFFQDLNLDDLPNNQQFFPNNLANFQPEKEQQTLQNIQSPIPNPQQGRIWLGLTEKTASLRAYTSLNSIWSMVTRTAFTQLNYSIWLLLGTVFGMTLIYLVPPLGVIWGIITKNELVTITAFLAWLLMSIAYFPTIRFYRLSSLWAFSLPIIAFLYTIMTIDSARCHWQGRGGGWKGRIYPQIE
- the shc gene encoding squalene--hopene cyclase, producing MQIDERKAIASVKEAIARHQDYLLSKQNPQGYWWAELESNATITAEIVLLHKIWGTDKSRPLHKVETYLRQQQREHGGWELYYGDGGEISTSVEAYMALKLLGVTETDPAMVKAREFILAHGGISKTRIFTKMHLALIGCYDWRGLPAIPPWIMLLPDSFPIYEMSSWARGSTVPLLIVFDRQPVYQVDPAINLDELYAEGVENVRYELPRNDDWTDIFVFLDDAFKFAQDYNLVPFREEGIKAAEKWVLERQEATGDWGGIIPAMVNSLLGLKALDYDREDPIIVRGMEAVDRFAIEDEDSYRVQPCISPVWDTALVVRSLVDSGLSPDHPSLIKAGEWLLSKQILDFGDWAVKNKQGMPGGWAFEFDNRFYPDVDDSAVVVMALNQIKLPNEKLKQEAIARTVAWIATMQCYPGGWAAFDIDNDAEWLNLLPYSDLKATIDPNTADVTARVLEMVGNLNQNGDSPIISPKQLQRALDYLTQEQESEGCWFGRWGVNYIYGTSGVLVALSLVADYTHQDSIAKGAAWLVSCQNQDGGWGETCRSYDDPSLKGIGDSTASQTAWALIGLLAAGEATRNWATAAIARGVEYLLATQQADGSWNEDYFTGTGFPSHFYLKYHLYQQHFPLTALGRYARSVHLGQLS
- a CDS encoding DUF6888 family protein, with translation MPTEAQMLKCIVLCQVLSNCYRSIELFRYDSERKEIFLIAGKQGTIEITIFANGEWRYDVA
- a CDS encoding DUF6887 family protein; translation: MMSPKPNFKQMSLQQLRSYILDHRNDSEAWKEFASRPRPNAIYFDSDMSISEQKAKLQSLLESET